A stretch of the Pogona vitticeps strain Pit_001003342236 chromosome 8, PviZW2.1, whole genome shotgun sequence genome encodes the following:
- the GPAT4 gene encoding glycerol-3-phosphate acyltransferase 4 — protein sequence MFLLLPFDSLVVNLLGISLTVLFTLLLVFIIVPAIFGVSFGIRRLYMKTLLQIFQWATLRIQRGAKEKNHPLYRPYVNGIIAKEPTSLEEEIKEIRRSGSNKALDAPEFELSDIFYFCRKGIETIMDDEVTKRFSAEELESWNLLSRTNYNFHYISLRLTVLWGLGVLIRYCFLLPLRIALAFTGISLLVTGTTMVGYLPNGRCKEFLSKHVHLMCYRICVRALTAIITYHHRENRPRNGGICVANHTSPIDVIILASDGYYAMVGQIHGGLMGVIQRAMVKACPHVWFERSEVKDRHLVARRLSEHAHDKNKLPILIFPEGTCINNTSVMMFKKGSFEIGATVYPVAIKYDPQFGDAFFNSSKYGMVTYLLRMMTSWAIVCSVWYLPPMTRKPDEDAVQFANRVKSAIARQGGLVDLLWDGGLKREKVKDTFKEEQQKLYSKMIVGNHEDRSRS from the exons ATGTTCCTATTGCTGCCGTTTGACAGCCTGGTGGTTAACCTGCTGGGCATTTCCTTGACCGTCCTTTTCACCCTGCTCTTGGTTTTCATCATTGTGCCAGCCATCTTTGGGGTCTCCTTTGGCATCCGTCGTCTTTACATGAAAACCCTGCTGCAGATCTTCCAG TGGGCAACACTAAGGATTCAGCGTGGTGCCAAAGAGAAGAACCATCCACTTTATAGGCCCTACGTCAATG GCATCATTGCCAAGGAGCCCACTTCGCTGGAGGAGGAGATCAAGGAAATCCGGAGAAGTGGGAGCAACAAGGCCCTGGACGCCCCCGAATTTGAGCTCTCTGACATCTTCTACTTCTGTCGCAAAGGGATTGAGACCATCATGGACGATGAGGTGACAAAGCGCTTCTCAGCTGAAGAGTTGGAATCGTGGAACTTGCTGAGCCGGACCAACTACAATTTCCATTACATCAGCCTCCGCCTCACCGTTCTCTGGGGGCTGGGGGTCCTGATCCGCTACTGCTTCCTGCTGCCACTCAG GATAGCCCTGGCTTTCACTGGTATTAGCCTCTTGGTGACTGGGACAACGATGGTGGGGTATTTGCCAAATGGAAG GTGCAAGGAGTTCCTGAGCAAGCATGTACACCTGATGTGCTATCGGATCTGCGTGCGAGCTCTCACAGCCATCATCACCTACCATCACCG GGAAAACAGACCCCGCAATGGAGGCATCTGTGTGGCTAATCATACCTCCCCTATTGATGTCATCATTCTGGCCAGCGATGGCTACTACGCTATG GTGGGCCAGATCCACGGAGGGCTCATGGGGGTCATCCAGAGGGCCATGGTGAAGGCTTGCCCTCACGTCTGGTTTGAACGCTCTGAGGTGAAGGATCGCCACCTGGTGGCTAGAAG GCTGTCAGAGCATGCTCATGATAAAAACAAGTTGCCCATTCTGATTTTTCCTGAAG gcaCTTGTATCAACAATACCTCGGTGATGATGTTCAAGAAAGGGAGCTTTGAGATTGGTGCCACAGTTTATCCGGTTGCCATCAAG TACGACCCGCAGTTTGGAGATGCATTTTTTAACAGCAGCAAATATGGCATGGTTACCTATCTGCTCAGGATGATGACCAGCTGGGCAATTGTCTGCAGTGTGTGGTATCTGCCACCGATGACCAGGAAG CCAGACGAAGATGCGGTGCAGTTTGCCAATCGGGTGAAATCTGCCATTGCTCGGCAGGGCGGTCTCGTGGATCTGCTGTG ggacGGAGGCCTGAAGAGGGAAAAAGTGAAGGACACATTCAAGGAAGAGCAGCAGAAACTCTACAGCAAGATGATTGTGGGCAACCACGAGGACCGAAGCCGTTCCTGA
- the LOC140701831 gene encoding protein phosphatase 1 regulatory subunit 3C — MSCGDLFQVFGSRPPAPQAMPGELAMRLCLSHRPPIRKLLDSYEELREGLGRQPLNPCLNNKYSVEPERQPDAGKGGRSKKKKRVVFADMKGFSLTAVRIFSKIEEDLCDLHHALTHLTSFRHKLRGAHPEPRKYLLDFPQPSADYLAFRHRLQDGSVCLENCLIQERSLTGTIKVKNIGYEKKVYVRVSFDSWKSFCDVACQYMPNTYGCSDSDVFSFEVALPKGSPPCRAIEFCVSFHCGQKVYWDNNNGKNYKIRLAIGPPPPPPSALSRLAKSTIKAAEPLGTSRAAALVLSRLQTWRRSENQAYW; from the exons ATGAGCTGCGGAGA CCTTTTCCAGGTGTTCGGCTCCCGGCCCCCGGCCCCCCAAGCCATGCCGGGGGAGCTGGCCATGCGGCTTTGCCTGAGCCACCGGCCTCCCATTCGCAAGCTGCTGGATTCCTACGAGGAGCTGCGCGAGGGCCTCGGGCGGCAGCCTTTAAACCCGTGCCTGAATAACAAATACTCCGTGGAGCCGGAGAGGCAGCCGGACGCCGGCAAGGGGGGCcgcagcaagaaaaagaaaagagtggtATTTGCGGACATGAAGGGCTTCTCGCTGACGGCCGTCCGGATCTTCTCCAAGATCGAGGAGGACCTGTGCGATCTCCATCACGCTCTGACTCACCTGACCAGCTTCCGGCACAAGCTGCGGGGCGCCCACCCTGAGCCGAGAAAATACCTGCTGGATTTCCCCCAGCCTTCTGCCGACTACTTGGCGTTCCGGCACCGCCTGCAGGACGGTTCGGTCTGCTTGGAGAACTGCCTGATCCAGGAAAGATCTCTGACGGGGACCATCAAGGTCAAAAACATCGGGTACGAGAAAAAAGTCTACGTCCGTGTTTCTTTTGACTCCTGGAAGAGCTTCTGTGACGTCGCCTGCCAGTACATGCCCAACACGTACGGCTGCTCTGACTCCGACGTCTTCTCTTTCGAGGTGGCCCTCCCTAAAGGGTCCCCTCCTTGCAGGGCCATCGAattctgtgtctctttccactGCGGCCAGAAGGTCTACTGGGACAATAACAATGGGAAGAATTACAAGATCAGGCTGGCGATtggtccccctcctcctcctcccagcgcACTTTCCCGGCTGGCCAAGAGCACCATCAAGGCCGCTGAGCCCCTGGGCACCTCCCGGGCAGCCGCCCTGGTCCTCTCTCGGCTGCAAACCTGGAGGCGTTCAGAGAACCAGGCTTACTGGTAG